The following proteins come from a genomic window of Desulfuromonadales bacterium:
- a CDS encoding DUF488 family protein, with translation MNGQETARQAKREAVGHLGQEGTVAVRVVKLGSARVANEGVRIGTVRRPPRGVPKAEFSSQNWYDVWLPNLAPSVETMKLGQQAETPAQWATFTRKYRAEMASPEASHILEVFAVLSHSSNFSVGCYCENEARCHRSVLRDLLVEKGARVE, from the coding sequence ATGAACGGGCAAGAAACCGCCCGTCAGGCCAAGCGCGAAGCCGTTGGGCATCTTGGTCAGGAGGGCACAGTGGCAGTTCGCGTAGTGAAGCTCGGAAGTGCACGTGTCGCAAACGAAGGCGTTCGCATCGGCACCGTTCGTCGACCTCCCCGCGGTGTTCCGAAAGCCGAGTTCTCGTCGCAGAACTGGTACGACGTCTGGCTTCCGAACCTCGCGCCCAGCGTCGAGACCATGAAACTCGGCCAGCAGGCCGAAACACCTGCCCAGTGGGCAACCTTCACCCGAAAGTACAGGGCCGAAATGGCAAGTCCCGAGGCCAGTCACATACTCGAAGTGTTCGCTGTCCTGTCGCACTCAAGCAATTTCTCGGTGGGCTGCTACTGCGAGAACGAAGCACGCTGCCATCGCTCGGTTCTTCGTGACCTCCTGGTCGAAAAGGGCGCCAGGGTCGAGTGA
- a CDS encoding DUF167 family protein: MPWLREHRDGVTIDLHVQPRASKNEIVGVQGEELKVRLTSPPVEGEANRLCVEFFAKLLKVSKSTVELVAGEKSRHKRLLVRGAEAEEVRRALE, from the coding sequence ATGCCCTGGCTGCGTGAGCACCGGGACGGGGTGACCATCGATCTTCACGTGCAGCCGCGGGCCAGCAAAAACGAGATCGTCGGCGTGCAGGGGGAAGAGCTCAAGGTCCGTCTGACCTCGCCGCCGGTGGAGGGGGAAGCCAACCGGCTCTGCGTCGAGTTTTTCGCCAAGTTGCTCAAGGTGTCAAAAAGCACGGTGGAGCTGGTGGCGGGGGAGAAGTCCAGGCACAAGCGGCTGCTGGTCCGGGGAGCGGAAGCGGAGGAGGTCCGCCGGGCGCTGGAATAA
- a CDS encoding DivIVA domain-containing protein, whose translation MSITPIDIQQHQFKTRLLGYEKGAVDHFLELLAEELERLHRQSQELKEELARTRASLEEMRSRELTLKETLLTTQRVTDDLKANARKEAEIMVAEAELRADKIVQAADERRIQLISEIQEMKRQKISFETSLRAVVESHLRLLDIDVVALHGGGEEYLLEEPLPFPAGNRKGAVPKEDPDPVEPA comes from the coding sequence ATGTCCATCACGCCCATCGACATTCAGCAGCACCAGTTCAAGACCCGCCTCCTGGGCTACGAGAAGGGGGCGGTCGATCATTTTCTTGAGCTGCTGGCAGAAGAACTGGAGCGTCTACACCGCCAGAGCCAGGAACTCAAGGAAGAACTGGCCCGCACCCGGGCCAGCCTCGAAGAGATGCGCTCCCGGGAACTGACCCTCAAGGAGACCCTGCTGACCACCCAGAGGGTGACCGACGATCTCAAGGCCAACGCCCGCAAGGAGGCCGAGATCATGGTTGCCGAAGCCGAGCTGCGGGCGGATAAGATCGTCCAGGCCGCCGACGAGCGGCGGATTCAGCTGATCAGCGAGATTCAGGAGATGAAGCGGCAGAAAATTTCCTTCGAGACCAGCCTGCGGGCCGTGGTCGAGAGCCATCTGCGGCTGCTGGATATCGATGTGGTGGCCCTCCATGGAGGCGGTGAGGAGTATCTGCTGGAGGAGCCCCTCCCGTTTCCGGCGGGGAACAGGAAGGGCGCCGTGCCCAAAGAGGATCCGGACCCGGTGGAGCCGGCCTGA
- a CDS encoding YggT family protein → MNILFSALAEVISLVFQIYIFIVIGRAIISWVNPDPYNPIVRFLYNATEPVLYRMRRLLPLQFGGIDFSPIVLLLGLSLLRRILLSLIEQLAFRI, encoded by the coding sequence ATGAACATTCTGTTTTCGGCCCTTGCCGAAGTGATCAGCCTGGTCTTCCAGATCTACATCTTCATCGTCATCGGCCGCGCCATCATCTCCTGGGTCAACCCCGATCCCTATAACCCGATCGTCCGTTTCCTCTATAACGCCACCGAACCGGTGCTCTACCGGATGCGCCGGCTGCTGCCGCTGCAATTCGGGGGGATCGATTTTTCGCCGATCGTTCTCCTGCTCGGCCTTTCCCTGCTCCGCCGCATCCTCCTCAGTCTCATAGAGCAACTGGCCTTCCGCATCTGA